GAGATTTTATATTTAATTATTCAGAGCAGATGATCGACTCCGTAATAGATGAGGTTCATGAAAAACTTAAAGAAGCAAAAAGAAATGCTGAAATTCTTGGATAGGCTTTAGCATTAGCGGAAACAAGAAACTTCATTTGGAGTAAAATCAATGTCATCGCCGCGTCAATGCACAGCACCATGGTATTGGATGCAAGTTATCACAGATGGGACTGTGCGTCCTTGCTGCTTTTCAGCACAAGACATAGGAAGCCTTCATCACAGCTCAATCGAAGAGATTTGGAACGGAGATCTTATAAAAGAATTACGCCGTTTTATGCACCAAAATCGTGTGCATCCAATTTGCCAAAATGCGCCATGTAAATTTATACAAAAGAACAATGCCAAAAAAGATGCCCTTCCTCGCTTAGGAGATCGCATCTTTTTCGGAAAAATGGAGCTGGATCAATATATATGGATCGAAGGGATGGCATACTCAAGAATATTGGGGATGCTGGTCAAAAGAAAAATATGCAAAAATATCCTTTCCAAATTTTGACGACTTACTAGAGGGAAGTACTGTTGAGTATAGCATTGAGAGGCTTGAAAAGTGAATTCCAATGTTTCTATTTCTGTCATGACGAATGCCTCGGAAGCCGTGATGGCCAATTTTTCTCCATTTTGGTAATTTTCTGGTATCTGTTCCCATAAGCAAAGAAACTGCTAATCTGCCTTCCCTGGATATCACTATCGAGACCAAGCCACGTCTCAAGCCCAGCTCAGCGTGGAATCAACAATGATCAGCGGCCAATAGGCGTCGGGATAACATCCATTCATGTGCACAAAGGGCTGTCGTAAACGCACATAGGACTGCATTGGTATAAATGAATATGGAGTAGTATATTAAGTAAAAGTAAATAGATACGCTGTTTGATTAAAAAATCTTATGGCGATGCTCATAAATGAGCCAAAACAGAATAAATTTACTCTGGAGTTCCGGTCATGCCTTACAACCTTTCCATTCCAGGTCAGATGTCTGAATGGGAATTGCAGGCAATTGAAGCTGTTGCAGCGCTTGTTCCTCCCGATGGCACCATTGTCGAGATCGGTTCTCTGTTCGGTCGATCGAGCTGGGCCTGGGCGAAAAGCGCCGATCCCAGCGTCCACCGTCCATTGCATCGACCCCTGGGAGGAGAATCACGGCATCTCGGCCGATGGAGCAGGCCCTCGGGATCACCTACGGGATCGACCAGTTCCGGGCCTATCTGTCCGGACTGCCCGAACGTGAAAGCCTTGCAAGGGTACAGCCCGGACAATTTCCAGGACTGGAATCCGTCCGGTGGATCTCTTCTTTGAGGATTCGGTCCACACCAATCCTATCCTGTCCCGGAATCTGGAATTCTGGAGCCGGCACCTGCCCCCGACCGGAATTTCATGCGGGCATCGATTACCGCCCCCCGCTTTCCCGATGTGATGAACGGCGTCGACAGGCTCGCCCGGAGCCTGGAACGGGAGATCCTTGTCGTCGATACGCTCTGTGCCGTGCCTGCTGCCGCCGGTTTCGAAGGTTCCAGCCGCGAAGGCCGTGCGCGAGAAGCTGCTGACGCTCGCTGCCGAGGCTCGCACGGATGCCTTGACCCGGCCGTACGCCCACACGTTCCAACTGCGCAACAAGCCGGACACCGTCTCACCCGGCGGCACCATGCTGATCGATGTCTATGCCTGCAACGAAAAGTCGCCACCCTTGGATGGACGGCTCCGGAGCACCGGCGATCGCCGCATGTTTCCGTCCATGTGCATACCGAGCACGGAGAAACATCGGGCGCGCTGCTCCACTGCCCAAATCTCTTTCGCCCGATCGGCCGGTCACGGCGCCAGCTTTCCCGTCTGCCTCGGCCCGCTGCCTCCTGGCACCCATCAGGCGAGCGCCCGCTTGGTCCTGATCTCCGCCAGCGGTGAGGTTCTGCGAACCTTCGAAACCGAGGAGCGCTGGACGGTCCGGATGGATGGAAACGCCGCTCTTCCCACGTCATTGCGGCTTTATCAGGCCTTTCAAACCGATCGCCCCGTTAATTTCGAAAGCATCGATGCGCTGGATGTTCACGCGGCCTATCGCATCCTGCTCGGCCGGCCGCCTGAAGGCCCTCAGCAGGTGGCGAGCCATTTGGCGGCCGCCCAGACCTTGTCCGGGCTTCGACGGCGTTTCATGACGTCGCAGGAATTCATAAGCGGCAACCTGAAGCTGGCCCCGTCGCCACCGGACGTACAGCCTGCGCCTGCCACCGGGCGAGCGCACGACGAACGAACGCCCTTGGCCGACCGCCTGCCGGAGCTTCTGCGGAATGGGCTGAACGGGCTGTTCAAGCCCGTCGACCGACCCGACCAGCGGCGTGACCTCCTATCTCCTGCGCCGGTCGGCGGCACCGCTGCAGCAATCCTTCTATTTCACGCAGCCCTGCTGGAGCCGGGACGGCCGCTTCCTGTGGCTGTATTGCGCCCATCCGC
This genomic window from Azospirillum baldaniorum contains:
- a CDS encoding SPASM domain-containing protein; translation: MSSPRQCTAPWYWMQVITDGTVRPCCFSAQDIGSLHHSSIEEIWNGDLIKELRRFMHQNRVHPICQNAPCKFIQKNNAKKDALPRLGDRIFFGKMELDQYIWIEGMAYSRILGMLVKRKICKNILSKF